The nucleotide window tcaatttcaattatcGGAAAATCATTACCAAACGTCAAGAACCCTAAAAGTCACTGAAAAATCCCAATCAAAGAGAAATATTCCCACAGTTCGGCGTAACAGATGAATTTTTCAGCAAAAGATCAACAACTGTGGATCGTATTGAAACCGGTGTTCTGTGTTCATCTTTACGACGGTTCTGAAGATATCAATATCGCTCATCTTCTCGAAAGAAAATTTGGTTCTGAAAATGCGCAACTCTCAGTCATCTTCTCGCTCTAATTTCTTCCCTCAGGTGCTTCATTGATGAAGAATTTCATTGCTTAATTTTGATGCTATTGTATGATTTTTGTGTTTCATCGGttgatttttagttttgtttgatgattaGTGTTCTTCGAAGTATGCTTAATGTAACGGTAGAGGAGAATAATCCGCTGACATGATGATCATTCTCGACTTCTCGTCATGTTTGAATTTGGATGAAGTAATTAATTTAGAACCAGAAGAAGAATTAGCATAAATGCATATCATTATGTTCAATTCCCATGCTTAGGTTTTGAATTGCAATATAAGTTCTGTTCTACGTTGTTGTGTTTGATGATATTGTTAAGGAACCAGCTCAGGATATGCTATGAGCTCTTCTGGCTAGAATTGGAGATGCAACACATGTTCTCCTTATACAGGTGAATTCGATTCAAATCTATAAACCTTTGCTGTCATGTTGGCTTCAAATCATGTTAATAAACCAACTAAAACAAAGGATTTAGTTGAGGGTTTTGTCCCCGGCAGGTGCTATATACTCTATCTGATATATGAGCATATTGAACTATTACATGTTTTGGATTTGGAATAAGATTCAGTCACAATTGTGGTTGCTTACTCATTCTTAGGTACCAGTATTTTCTATCAAACTCGAAGTACACAACCTATGTTTTTGCTCTTAAGTTAATACAACAGTATCTCTATCTTCTATTTTATTCTGTTCTTCTACAATTCTTCTCTCTTTTCCTAACCTTCTCTTTTCTATTGCAAACTATTAACATATCAGCAGCTTATGGCTTATGGCTTTGTAAAACCTCAATGTCGCTTATGGCTTCATAGCTGACCCTCTTACATTGATGGTTAATTTGTAgtgaaaaatcataaatttataaTTCTAGTCAGTTAGATTAGCTGTTCGCTCTAAAGGGATGATGAGATAATACCAAAGATGAGGATTCTCTGTTCATGAAGCAACAAAGTGGAAGAATAGGGGTTAAAATGGAAGAATAAGAATTGTTAATATCTCAAGGTTGTAACTTCGATATTGACTTATTGTCAAGGGACTGATTTATTGTCAAGGGACTTTGAAATATTTATGACTAAAGGCTAAAGCTACCTATTCCAAACTCCTTAATTCATCTGAATGTGTATTATGTCCTTACTTATTTTCTTTTGCTCATTTTGTGCTTAGCAGCGTCATTTGAGACAAGAGTGTGTACACCTGTTTAATGTATTTGATATGTACATACTATGACAGTGCATGAGTCCACATTAGAATATATTCACCCTTTTTACTGGTGCTTTCTAGATACTACTAGGACTTCTAGAACAATTTGTTAGCAAGTTACATAAAAACAATTTGCATTTTGACTACTGTGAGGATCAACAGGGGAAGTTATGATGAATCCATTCTTTTATGATTATCAGCTTCATGGAAGTTTGTAATCCAAGTGCTTCATTATTTCTACTGCagtattgttgttattgtgccTCTGGATCAGATCTACGAGTAGCTTTATCGTGCTTAGTATTTCTCTAATATGGTAGCAAGTATTGGAATTCATATTGGTATGGCACAATTTCTATCATCTTTCCTGTCGGAACTTTTCTATCTTCATATAGACACTCCATTAATGCTCTTTTAAGTATCCCATTTGGAGTTAACTGGCTATAGATCCACTCTATTAGTGATTCAATGTCATCTGCAAAATCTTGCATGTGCCATTGTAGGAGTTTAGGCACTAGAACCTTTCTCTTGCTTGTCACCTGTATGGAAGCTTCCAAGTATTCCACTTTTGCTCTACCTAGTTGATTAACCACTTCTTCTGGAGTATAAATCCACAACTGCAAAAAGGGATTACTTATTGCTTAGCACGAGATTCATAGTAACACCAGGCTATTAAAGTTTGTAAAGTCAAGTAGATTATACTAACTGCTGGTGAAGACCAATTGCCTCGGCAAAGTGCAAAGGTTATGTTGGGTTCTGGATACCGCAGTCCATAAGCACGACGTAGTAACATTTCTTTTTCATCTGTGAGATTCTATATGATGAAATAGATGAGTTAGCTGATGATGCAGGTTCTGAATACTGTAATCCATAAGCACAACTTAACTTCATGTTGTTTGTTAGATGCATATTAGTGTCACATGATCCGCTATTTTTCAACCGTGAATCAAAAAAAGTGAATTGTTGACAAACTTTTCTATTTGATCCATTTGTGCAGATtgcgaattcaaaaggcgaattaGCTAGTGAACTATGTTCCATTACACCGATTCAGATTTTCAGAGTGTAGTCAATGGAGTAAATTAAggtgaatgttttttttttacttgtccTCATGCATTGAATTAGATTAACCTTAATTATGATGGAACCTTGAGAGATTTTTggtttcttctttcttttacGACTTATGGATATAGAAATAGGGAGATTTTGTGAAGACTTACATATTTTGGATCGCTTGGATGCCGGAGAAGGTAATGCTCAATTGCAAGAGCATTCAGCACTATTCCGCCAACATTTAGTGCAGCCTGGTTCAAAAGTGAGCTTTTAGTTTTTCCGATTCTTACGGATTTAAGTTTCTGTACTTTGTTTTCCTGTTCTAGTTTAATTTTATCATGTTTCTAAAGCTTGCCAATTATGAAAATCTGCAACATCACTACTCACCTTGTTCAGAAGTGTCAGCATCCCTTCCTGTGAATTTGGCAGCCCATATTGTAAGTAAGCCTGGTTCCAAAACACAAAAGAAGAGGGTTAGTGCCTCAGTTTTTGTTCTTGATTGCATTTGTCGTGTTTGAAGATATCTTACAGAGTTACAGTACATGCATTATGGAGGCATTGTAGATATTAATCCAGAAGGCTAGCTTTTCCTTGTTGCTCAAGAATGACAAGTCCACGGAACATAATTTTTGCAACAAAACCCTGACAGGGTTTCCATAATATTTTCAGCTCATCTTTTCAATAGAATTACATTGTTAATGCTTGTTGACTGAGGAACATACTAACTTACGGAGTACCTGAGTTTTCTAGTTGCAGGAAATGATTCCGTAAGTTGAGCTGTCTTCAGCGAATTTCTCGTGATCTGAATGAAGTTCTTGTAGGGGCCAAAATTAATTTCTGAGCTATCAGAAACTTGTGAAGTTCCGTCATCATTAGTGATAATCGATCTTGCTTTACAGCTGAATGTGTTTTTGGGTGAAAAGCTTTTGGAGCTGATGCAGTTTATAGTATGCTTATTAGCAGCATTTACTTGCTCACTTTCTGTTGATGTCCGGTTCAGCTTTTTAAATATGCTTATCAAGCATTTGAGCAGTTCTTCGGAGAGCCTATTTGGTTCCTCGTTGCCGACTTCATCATCTTGGCTATGGTCTGGCTTATTTCTTGTAATTCTCAGGTATCTCTTGGCAGTTTCTTCTGCTTTCATACATGGTACTTGAAAATGTAAGTGAACACGATGTAATTATTCAATTACCAtcattttgcattttttttatttgccacaCTACATTAAGccaattttagattttaaaatgaaacataaTTCCCAAACACAACATAAGGTGGAACTCAGGTTTTTAGAGATGACAGGTTTACTAACCTTTGGATGCTGCAAAAGAATAAGTTTGCATGTCTGCAACAGAGCTGAAAGATAACCTTCCCTCTTCTAAACTTTTTCTCCTGTTATGTCTTCGTTTTACCTTAATCAATTCTAAATCTTTACATTCTCTTTGGTTTTGCTGTTTGTAGGGTAATTTCATCTCGACATACTTTCTTGGCTGACCCAACTGGAAATCTTTGTTCAGCTTCGACTCTTTATGAAGGTTCTTCTTTAGTTTCTCTACCTTTTGTtctaaccacgtaatttctctCTCTACCATTGCTAATTCTGCTAGAAGCACCTGCACCTGCATCACAAGCATGTATTTAGTAAACTAAGTTTGGATTTTTTGTAACATAAATCCGTGTCTTGCAGTATGCAGACCTTCTTGTATGACTCGTATCCACGTTCTGCGttaaatatatactttattaaGTGACTTGAAGATTAATAGTTTAAATTACTAATGTGATTCTCATTTTGGATGACATAAAATAGACTTATGGTCTATTATCTAGGGAAAGTAAGAAAGCAATAGAGAATTATAGCCTAGTATGAGGCATAATCTTTGTTGATGACAATTTCTTAGTATTTGTTTTGCTTCATTCATGTAGACGAAtctgttaaagtatataacatatcatggggcctTAACGATGAGCTTAAGCTTTTGGCTGAGTTGGTTACTTGACAGAATCCATATTGTTGTTATTAGGACCTTTTAGCATAATTGTTCTTATAACATCTTGTACTAGGAGTGATAATTTACCTCCAACGGAAGCAATGAAGAAAGGCAAGGACAAGAAAGAAGAGGTCCTTTCAATGCATTTCGCAGTACACCATTCATCTGTAACTCCCCATCTAGCCTTTCCTGCAGCTCCTCCACCTGTTGAAACACAAAATTCAGACCATATATTAACctcttaaaaatcaaaatttacaaaaataatcaTATTCCAACAATAATACTGTTGGAAAATAACCCATGTATGATCTCATATCGAAGAATTAGAAAGAGGTTGACCAGTATATATACTTGATGGACTACTACTCCTAATATCGATTGGTTTTAAGATGGAATCTCATTAGGTTTATGTGCTGTCAACTCTCTTCTTATGCGGGTCTTATTTTATATAAACCTATgaacaaatttatcaaatacCTCCTCCTCGAGAGCAATCCTGCGTCTATTCTTCTCATTGGATGTCATAAGAAAATCTTCGAATTTCATAACTCTCGTAAACACCAGCACACATACCAGCTTTTCCCTCAATGCTCGACGAGTTTTAAAGAGAAGATAGGAAGGACAAAAAGGGTAGGAATAGAATGAGTTGCGGTGGGAGAAGGTAGTGAGGTAATAGTGGGAGAAAGTAGAGAATGGTGAAGTTAAGGTTTATTAGATAAAAGAGTAGAAATCACATGAAGTCATCTGTGTTCatttaattttatgcatatgggAGGTGAAGGACGTGAAGCGCATGAACATGATTGTTTTTTCTTTGCTGAAAATGAGTGTAAGCTTCTATACTAATACTTTGAATCTCTTTATAATACAGGTGGTAAATGGTAATGGTACTAGTGAGTAGTGATTGTCAGGATGTTGGGAATGTGAGTTTGTCAACTTaatatattcatttttattCAATACTAtatgtttacttttttatttattgttttttttgacCCTGGCTTACAAGATTACTTATTATCGTCATTTTTAATTTCAGCATAACCGCTCATAGAAGTTTTGATCAAATGATCAGAATTTGAAAAGGGTTGGAAACGACATATTACATTTTTATCAAAGAAATAAGGTCACAAACTCACAATTAGTAAAACCTTCAACTCGAAGCTTACATGAATCGTAAGATACCAATATTATGGAATATTATAAGTTGGTAAAGATTTCGGATGTATATCCAAAACATTAGATAGAAAGGGtaatttatatttcttatagATAATAAGAATCAAACTTTTATCGTGATTATAGATAAGCCTTTCAATCACCATCCAATGATTTTCTACTTATAATATGTTAAATTCACGGATTTTGTACTAATTAGTAAGTTTTTGCATTTGCCGGTTAGGTTTGAATTATTGATGCAAGTGCATAGGCTAGCATTTGGCCTGCAAGTAATATCAAGACGGCATTGCTCTAAGCCTCTAACTAATTAAGAAGTTATTgacttattttgattaataatacaatattattattattatacaaacAAAAAATACTATTACTCTAACTAAGATAAAACTCAAttttaagttaaataattattgtagtacatattttatttggtCAATCGTGTGCAGGCGTTGAACTTACTATTTTGTTTAGGTCTGCTAGCTCCATTTTTATCAACGACTACATTATTGCGTCTGCCTAAAGTGGGATGACAAAGCATGGATTATGAAAGCTGTAAATTAGTGATAGTGACATTCTATGAATAAATTActagaatttgtgttttttatatGGATATTCTTCTGACTTTAATTACTTTGatatattatttctatttgtCAATTCTTTGACTAttcattagaaaaataatattatgattttaaaaactTTGACTAAAATGTTTTAAAACAATTCAATTATTCATTATACCGATTAATATATAGGagtaatttgaaaatatgaaaaactTCAATATTGCTagataaaaaagttaaaatacgccgtctgtggggatcgAACCCACGACCACGTGGTTAAAAGCCACGCGCTCTACCACTGAGCTAAGACGGCAGCacattcattgttattattatagtataattaaattaaattgagtttatttggtatatttgatGTCTAATTTCTAAATCCCAAGAGTTTGGATGAGTTATGATACTTTAGATCGAgtcaatttgaaaatttgtacGTATGTTAAATCTTACCAATTTAATTTAATCTATATATAGGGTGTTTCAGGTTGAATTGTATCATATTGCTTGCTCGCTTTTGATTTATCGGACAAATTTGAATAGTTGTAAGTCTGTAAGCCTATAATTATTACTTGTTCTATAATGAAAGTTCGGTTCAgtaaaatttaatatgtttagtttaatttaatttatttgttttaaaataatccCTTTTATTCTTATGTTTACAAGATAATATTTATAGAATTttggattaattttttatttatattaacaaTAAGTGACACTTAGAAAATAAATGAGAGTTACTTATTTAAATCCCATAGGTCATAAAAATACTCTTTTAATTCCTATGAGATTGATATAAGTGGATCGAAGGAGTCGTTAATGTATTTTCTTCTCACAATATTACCAACTTTTAGTATCATCTTTACTAATCTTATTAATAAATTCGTAGaaatctaaaatttctttaGAATTTAACTACAAACAAACAACACTAAGAATACTAAAAAAATGCAAGTCCATTTAGCCCAAGGCCTAGTGATTTGTGAACATCTCTTTTCATACACGGTTAATATTGATTAGAGATGATTaaattatactaaaaattatataatataatttttattctcTATTTATTTAGATATATCA belongs to Amaranthus tricolor cultivar Red isolate AtriRed21 chromosome 17, ASM2621246v1, whole genome shotgun sequence and includes:
- the LOC130803595 gene encoding uncharacterized protein LOC130803595, translating into MKFEDFLMTSNEKNRRRIALEEEVEELQERLDGELQMNGVLRNALKGPLLSCPCLSSLLPLEVQVLLAELAMVEREITWLEQKVEKLKKNLHKESKLNKDFQLGQPRKYVEMKLPYKQQNQRECKDLELIKVKRRHNRRKSLEEGRLSFSSVADMQTYSFAASKEETAKRYLRITRNKPDHSQDDEVGNEEPNRLSEELLKCLISIFKKLNRTSTESEQVNAANKHTINCISSKSFSPKNTFSCKARSIITNDDGTSQVSDSSEINFGPYKNFIQITRNSLKTAQLTESFPATRKLRVLLQKLCSVDLSFLSNKEKLAFWINIYNASIMHAYLQYGLPNSQEGMLTLLNKAALNVGGIVLNALAIEHYLLRHPSDPKYNLTDEKEMLLRRAYGLRYPEPNITFALCRGNWSSPALWIYTPEEVVNQLGRAKVEYLEASIQVTSKRKVLVPKLLQWHMQDFADDIESLIEWIYSQLTPNGILKRALMECLYEDRKVPTGKMIEIVPYQYEFQYLLPY